The genomic interval TGTGCCTTGTGAAGTTTTTTAAAGACTGCCTCCAGGTCACACAGATGCTGCTCCGGAGTCCTGGAGAAGAAAATAATGTTATCTGCACTAACCAGCTCAGGCTGTGTGTTCAAAAGGGAAAAGGGGCATCACCTATTTCCTCAGGTGGGGCTTCAGGACAATTTGGATTACGCACATGAAATCTAAGCCCAGCAGCAAAGGCACGCAAAGTTGATCATCACTGAGTACATGTATGCTGACGGTGACATGGGCTTCGtgaagggagaggagcagggtgGTCGTCCCTATAGCTTTTCTCTCTTGCCCATTTGCAATGATAAACTTTGGAATTTCACTCGCACTCAGTGTCTCGCCTGCCTTCTTTGCGTTGTTCTACAGGGTTTTACTCATTAGGGAGTAAGTGCACCCTGAATCAAGGACAGCATCTCCACTGCAGCCTCGGATGGCTATTGGCACCACCAGGAGAGTTGGAACACCAAGAACGGTGGCCACATCCGCACTATGCCCCCAACCTTGACCGTGCTCAGGTTTTTTGCTGGGTCTTTTGGAAGAGCGGTCTGAAGAGTGTGACTGCTGTACACAATTCCAATAATCCTTAGAGTTACTCCAATCCTTCTCAATAAGCAACCCCACCTTGACCATCTGGTCCACAGTAGACACGATGCCCTGCAGCCCACTGGCCAACCTTGGGTTACATGCACGATCGGCTCTTCTGGCActtcagtggggtcgtttgccagggtcattGTCATCGTcattcccaggaaactcaacaaacgtaacctattgacctcaggtgaagatgccaacgatggtcgttcagtcttggccacgggtagtcctaacgactgtaacgactgttgttacagcaaccaggaacactaacaaaccagcggtatcgatgaccactgaggttaaatagctgagtttccctgccagtcattcagaactgaagaagtcctttggatgagggacgaaacgtcttccagtatcttcaaccaagtccagttgcccttgactttaaccttcgttggagtACAAAAGGTGTTTGTGGTGAAAACCAAGGCTGTGTCAACTACTTAACATTATTTTACAGCAGGACAAGCAGGTGTACAACAACACCAAAATTAATTAATCCAGATCTCCGTACAGTCAACCTCTGTAATCACCTCAACAGGTATCAGATCCGCCTGTTACCTTGGATTTTGCGTAATGTACTTTCCTGTTGCTGTTTTGGTGTAAGGTGAATTGTTACAGaaggtttatacattttatagcgCAGATACACAACACACTGGGGACGCTTTCCGCTCAGcttgctctcattggctgctgcaggGTTCTGATCGGAGGCTCCCTGATTTCAAATTGTAAATATCAAACAAGTTTGAAATCGGGGAACCTCTGATCCAGTCTGCGACCTTCAGGTTGTGTCTGTAAACCCCTCTcactacaggatcatttggCTCGATAATCTGTTCTGACCAGCCTCTGCTCAAGATTGTTGGGAGGATGAATTGGACCTCGAAAAGTGTCAGATGGATGTGATTTGAGACATCGCTTGAGCACCCTCCATACAGCTCCCTCTGAGACACTAAAGGCTTTATGTACAGTAGAACTGGAAACACCTGGATACCAGGGCTCTACGCTTTTTCccaaggagcacatgtgctcctaaatcaaaatatttaggagcacagagaaaaatgttcaagtaacatagtttaacaaactatttattatataaatatttatgttaCGTGTGTGCTCCTTCTTCTTGTGAAGGCGCGCAGCCATGTGTGAAACCATTGGAGGACTATGGATTTGAAGACCCGTGTATCTGGACACTTGGCATTGACCTTAATATTTTTTcgaagctttttaaaatattgaaacagatgttttgaaaatttttaaaatttaaaacagtttttaaaacacTCAAAAATCACTCATCACAAAAGACCTTACTGTGATTGgtgcttgtgtagtttttgaaccatGGATGGATTCAAGATAtaccagcagcacccacacaacccacacCATACCTAATGTAAACAAGACTTCTGAACGgtattacagtaactttagtaaaacagaataaGGGGAACGTGTTGCTCTAGGGGCTAGAAGGAACACATACTGGCACACTGGCATCCCGTGCAGTAGAAATCTGCATTTGCCCACTGCAACTTTCCACTTTCACTAATTTAatctaatagtatactgttaatatgttaatatattaattatataattgtTCTATATGCATTGTCATTTTATATAGGCCTAAAAGTAGGCTATACTATATAGCCCACcacaaatataatattaattccagttggaccaaacagcagtttcatgtttCTGAGTAgtttaaatccttgtgcaagaaaaatggcctACATTGGTCTCTTAATTTGTTTATGCTACTATTTCATCAGTAATCAGAACCATTCATGTAGCTggagttcaacatttgaaagtttactgtagcaCGTCAAGCCTTTTTTTATGTCCTgacccatccaggctgtgattggtcagttgacgaaaagtgacttTAACAAGCACATcgattttatgaaaagattatAGTAGGTTTTCGTTACCCGCACATTGTGCTCGTAAATAATTTTTCCGGTTCACACGGATCGATTTTTATGGGGGCATATGCGAGCAAAATGGTCGCACCgtagagccctgacttaaaacATATGGAAACGCACTTGACTGTATGAAATTTGAGACATGTCTGCTTCCCAGTGAACATTGCAGTTTGTCTTTTCAGATGCTGTTTTGCTGAACAACACAGTGCAGAACTTTGGGATGTTGGACCTGGTGAAGAAGGTTCTGGCGAGCCATAAGAGCCAGATGGACCGTTACAGAGAGCAGTACACGCGGAGCCTGGCCTGTCAGTAGGACGCTCTTCTATAGTCCTGTTGTTAGAACCTGTATCTGTAAGCGTTCTGTCTGTTGCTGACGCCTCGTCTCCTCCTGCAGCTCTGGAGCAGCAGTGTGACGAGCACAGGAAGCGAGCCAAGGAGCTGAAGAGCAAATCCCAGCACCTGAACAACGTCCTAATGACCCTTACCCCGGTCCCTGCACCCCCTGCACCCAAGCGTCCCCGGCTGACCCGTGCCGTCTCCGGTCCGGCCTCGGTCAACGCCACTCCAGCCCAGATCACTCTGCCTCTGAACCAGCTGACCAGCCTGCCGCTGGGCAAGGTGCTGACTGTCGCGGGGGGCCCCGCTGGCACCAACCTCGGGGGCTACACACTCCTGACCTCCTCGCTCTCTGGGTCGGAGTTGACGGGCGACGCCTCTAACCTGACTGTTCTATCCGCAGCAGCAGGTCAGGAGGGCACCGGTTCCTTCGTGAAGGTGGTCGGCCCTCAGTTCCAGCTGGTGACGCTGCCGGCCCCGCTGCAGAGCTTGGCCACCGCAGTGCAACAGCAGGTCAGCAGCATCAGTGTGGTGGACGCCACGGCAACCAATTCACAAGAGGACGACCAGGCGGATGGCGATGACGAAGGCCAGCCAGAGCAGGTcaaagaggaagagggggagcAGTGAGGCAGCTGCTCCTGAACGGCCTTCACCTCATCATCCTGGACTCTGGACTGAGTGATGGCTCGTCCACTTTCTGACTTCAGACCGCGGCGTGTTCAACGCTTGAGCCTCCCTGTTACACGTCCTTCAATTCAGTTTGTCAGAGTGGCGTCTGATGTCCGCTGTAAATATGGAtttgtaaataatatatttGATACAGCTGTTTGTGTAGGGATGTGATCCATTTAAGCTGGAGACAGCAGCATCGTTCAGTTTGGtaataaatgttcagttttcCAGAACAGTGTCTTTACGTCCTGTTCAATATTAATATCATCCTGTCTTATCAGTGTGAAGTGGATGCAGAGGAACTGGGACTTTTTTACCTTTTCCCTTGTCTCTTTTCATCCCTctaaaggaggagaaaaagagaaagcagcTCGCCATCTTCAAGTCTTATTGACTTACCAGATTCTAAATTCATTAAGACAATAAAAAGGTTACCAACGTTTTGCCACCTCCAAACATTAACTTGGCATTTTCCCCTGAGAAGAGTGATATTGATCATCaagcttttatttatataatttatatttcccAGGAAGTTATCAGATGAATGAAGAGGGCAGTTTTACACTCTGTGTTGCATCTAGACTTAGATGTTATGAGGTAATGTGATCGACAGTTTATACCATATGACTGCAGTTTCATGGGGTAGGTGTGTTGGGAGccctcccagcatgcactggggcAACAGATTGTTGCTCCACCATTTTTTCACCCGTCACTGCGGCTGTCTGACTTTCAGTGATTATCAGAAATCAATCAGATACAGGCTTAATCACAAACTCTTTTCATCAAAGTGAGTTCTgcagttttagtttttaaattagAGCTCTGTCCCTGCTGGTCTTCAACAGTCAGAATCTTTGAGTTTAGTAATATGGTTCAGTTTATTAAACCACGTTTTTAGTGtagaggcttttattttgttgaatatttcatcagGTATAAGTGCAGGTACCTCTTCTTAATTAAAGTTACACCGACAGATCATCATGTTTCTCAGTAAGCTGCATGTTTCCATCTCAGAATGATCAATTCTTTGTGGTTCAGTCTAAAACGTCTCTGCTGTCAATGCCCCTCTGCAGGTTTGGGTTTAAGGACATGTTGCTATGATGACAGTTCCAGATTACTTTTTAACCAGCTTCTAAGAACCAGAGGATCCAGAGATCAACTCCATAATGTGGATTCCTCAGTTACCTTCCCCTGCTGCCTCAGCTGATCAAACAGAAGATGATTTATGGATCTGCACCATGTGACCAACACCAGCTAAACAGGATGTGCCGGACAGTCATGCAGGAGATGCACTGATCATTTCAGCTTTAATGTAGCTTCTTAATCAGAATACCAAAAGCTGCCAACAGAACACAGTTGTCTGATTAGTGAACATTTTTTGACCCAGTAGGAGAAACGTGCTTGGCCACAAGATGGCGCAACAGTCTCCCTGTTCAGGGGCTCCCTGCTGCTCCGACCTGGTCTGGCTTTTTGGTTCTCCTGCTCCCAGATGTGCGGTTTTGTCGTCAGGCTGCCCGTTGGAGTGTTTGCATAATCATTTGATTGATCAGGCTGATGAACACCGACTGTTAAGGTCTTTGATAGACTGACAGAAATGATCAGTGATCAGTGTGTGAATTCTGTTTTTGCTTTACAGATAGATCAAACTTTAGGCTGCAACACCGCATGGCTGGTGGTTTGACAGTGAAGGTCAGGTAATGGGCAGGCTGTGCATTTGCCAGTTCTGAGATTAATTTCAAAGATCAATAAGCTCAGGGTAAATTTGGCACAAACGCCCCCCACCCTACTGcttttcagtattttgtttcACCTTCATAGTTCCCCAAACAAGCCAACCTTAAATCATAGGATAGGCCTACAATTAGGATGTGAACCACATTTAGAGTAgaagtttaaaatgtatttaaagtgcCGCTCAGTGTTTTTAACGTATGCCGATTTTTGTCTATCTTATTACAGACACTCGTCACGTCCAGGTCTGTCAATAAGAAAATCGCCTtttttctaaatggagtttggCACGGTGCAACGGAACGCACTGAGGCTGAATTCAGTCGCACAACTTCTTCTGAACTTGttggacaacaaaaaaaacgtGTTTTTATTCATAGTTTTATGAAACAAGCATCCTTTATTGAATGAAAGACGACGATGCCAAGAACACAGAGATGAGAGCAGTTATACAGAAGGCAACCGAGCAGGCTGGAAGCAAGGCAGGCAGGTATATGATGCTTGTTGGATAAATGGGGGTTATTTCACGTGAACCTGCACAAGTTCGTAGTAGTTTTTTCTCTCAGCAGATTTCCTCTATAGGCTCCAGTCATCATAGGAGTAATACGGCTCCTCCGCTGAGCGCACTGACACTTTGAACTGGCGGCGCAGAAAGCCTCCGTACCGCTTGTCCCACTTCAGGTTGTTCAACTTTGGTCGGATTCTCCTCATGAAGCCTCCGTAGCGCTTCTGCAGCTCCTCGGGCTCGTCGCTCTCCTGCTCCACAGAGCTACTCCTCTTTGACTTGGGGCCGAATTTGCGTAAAAAGCCGCCGTAACGTTTAACCAAACTGTGGAGCATCTGATCCGCATCGTCTGCATCGTCTGCAACACCCCTCTCCTCCAGGCTCTTCCACAAGTCCTCGTATTTCTTTGGCATCCCTCCGGCCTTCAGAATGAAATTGTCGCGCCATGGAGAGGCGAAGATCTTGTTCTTGTCGATCCTCTTGATGAAGCCGCCATAGCGCTTGACCAGGTCTGCCTGCTGGCTCTCCTCCTCCGCTGCAGCCTCCTCCTGGCTGAAGTCCGCCAGCCCCGGAGCCCGTCCGCAGCTCTCCAGCTGCCCCTCACACTCCGGACCGCACCCCTGCAGGAGACGCACAGAAAAGCGTGAAACACCCGACATGCCTGCGCACACGCGTCAACACAGTGAGGCGCTACTAGAAGGCAGCCTCACACCTTTATTGTTTGTTGAGTACATTTTTAAGGGTTTAATGGTCCGTTTGAGCAAACAATCTGAACCCCAAGTTCCTCGTTAGATTTACAGAGCAGCTGTGAAGAGCTAACTTTCTAATCTTTACACAGTCCAAAGCTTTACTGCTTCTAAAGAAAGATTCAAACCCAAGATGCCATGACTTTACGCCCCACAGATTCTGGGTGTTTCCTCATTCAGTCGGACACATTTGGTGTCTTTAACAACTGGATTTAGGAAACTAAAaggataaaaattaaataaaagttctgttggacaaataaaataatactttttgAAGTTTCATGATTTCAGATGTCAATTCCAATGAGtgtaattttaacttttaaaaatgcaataaaagcCCGATAAATCCTTCAACCAGCAAGAGTTCGTTTCCACTTGTCTCGGAAAACGTAAAGTCAGTCAGGTGAGGCTGTCTCTGGTCTTACCAGGTTGTTAAAGACGGCTTCGGAGCTGAGCATCTGCTGCACGCATTGCTGACACTGTGAAGAGCAATCTGCGTGGATGGAGGGCGGCATGCTCAGCATCAGCACCAGGACATACCACTCCATTCTTCACCAGATccctgccacacacacaaagaaaacacacgcAGTGTCGGTGAGTCTGGATGAGATCAGACCGGCTTTCTTTGAGGACTCACAGACCCCAGACATTTATGGCATAACTTCACCTGCACTGATGAAAAGACTTGTTTCTTGGACACATCCTTAATTTAGTCAGTTTTAATAATAACTCATTAAACACCCCATGTTTCTGATCAATGGAGATCGCGCGCGGTGCGTAATGGCGCACTGGCGCCTTTGTTATTTAACACCAAGCAGAGAAAGAagttcagacagacagtcacgTAGAAAGTGTTGAGTCAGTACCTCAGGAGTTGGACAGATACTTCCAGCCGTGTTAAGACTCGCAGAGGTGCATCTACCATCAAATGGAAACTCGCTGTCCGCCTTCCAACACTcgtgtttctgtcttttatcGCCGGAGACTCGGCTGTGTCACCGCAGCGCATCACAGCGGCTTCAGCTGAGGGACCAATGGGAGGGAGACAGACTGCGTAAATAATCTCACCGCCTCCCCGCTCCAGGAGTTTTTAACAACGCCCACACAGAGAAGGTAGCAGCAGCGCACTTCatcccatcatcat from Micropterus dolomieu isolate WLL.071019.BEF.003 ecotype Adirondacks unplaced genomic scaffold, ASM2129224v1 scaffold_110, whole genome shotgun sequence carries:
- the LOC123967182 gene encoding glucocorticoid modulatory element-binding protein 2-like, with translation MLDLVKKVLASHKSQMDRYREQYTRSLASLEQQCDEHRKRAKELKSKSQHLNNVLMTLTPVPAPPAPKRPRLTRAVSGPASVNATPAQITLPLNQLTSLPLGKVLTVAGGPAGTNLGGYTLLTSSLSGSELTGDASNLTVLSAAAGQEGTGSFVKVVGPQFQLVTLPAPLQSLATAVQQQVSSISVVDATATNSQEDDQADGDDEGQPEQVKEEEGEQ
- the pdyn gene encoding proenkephalin-B, coding for MEWYVLVLMLSMPPSIHADCSSQCQQCVQQMLSSEAVFNNLGCGPECEGQLESCGRAPGLADFSQEEAAAEEESQQADLVKRYGGFIKRIDKNKIFASPWRDNFILKAGGMPKKYEDLWKSLEERGVADDADDADQMLHSLVKRYGGFLRKFGPKSKRSSSVEQESDEPEELQKRYGGFMRRIRPKLNNLKWDKRYGGFLRRQFKVSVRSAEEPYYSYDDWSL